In Populus alba chromosome 1, ASM523922v2, whole genome shotgun sequence, a single window of DNA contains:
- the LOC118038205 gene encoding PRA1 family protein H, with amino-acid sequence MVFSSNPLSLSVPDTTFDAWLRDSGYLEILDQHSSSSATAAPATTSTITSTTTTATATGLFISFFSHILTLLSLFTLNPFSKLTTDDFSGQTPSWTGSFFADCGSYSFPSGSEQARLRVNENVKRYARNYASLFILFFACTLYQMPLALIGLISSLALWDVFKFCSDRWGWDRYPVLRQVMVRTAQCVTAVVLICLNVQMAFFCAVGISYTVMVLHAAFRKLTPAKQSARSR; translated from the exons ATGGTTTTCTCATCAAACCCTTTATCACTTAGCGTCCCTGACACCACCTTCGACGCATGGCTCCGCGACTCCGGCTACCTCGAAATTCTCGACCAACACTCGTCCTCCTCCGCTACCGCCGCCCCCGCCACTACCTCAACCATCACGTCAACTACCACCACAGCAACAGCCACTGGCCTCTTCATTTCATTCTTTTCCCATATTCTAACACTCCTTTCTCTCTTCACTCTCAACCCCTTTTCTAAACTCACCACCGATGACTTCTCGGGTCAAACCCCATCTTGGACCGGGTCATTTTTCGCTGACTGTGGGTCCTACTCGTTTCCATCCGGGTCGGAACAGGCTAGGCTCCGGGTTAACGAGAATGTTAAACGTTATGCGCGAAATTATGCCTCCcttttcattctcttctttgCTTGTACTTT GTATCAAATGCCACTTGCTCTTATTGGATTGATATCAAGTTTGGCACTTTGGGATGTTTTCAAGTTCTGTAGCGATAGGTGGGGATGGGATCGATATCCTGTACTTCGGCAAGTTATGGTACGGACAGCCCAATGTG TAACTGCAGTTGTTCTGATATGTTTAAACGTTCAAATGGCTTTCTTTTGTGCAGTTGGCATTAGTTATACAG TTATGGTCTTGCATGCTGCATTTCGAAAGCTGACTCCTGCAAAACAATCTGCTCGCAGTAGATGA